CTCATTATTCTGGGCAGGTTCTATGTTTTCATCATGTTTGAGGTTAATTTTATATCTTTTTTTAGAGTCATAACCAATGAACTTAACCTGAACCTTGTTACCAATGAAAAAGACTTGATTAAATTTTTCTTTCACCGAAGTTGGCAAATCATTAATGTGCAATAAGCTCTCCTTATTACCGTTGAACTTAACAATTGCTCCTATTTCTAGTAACTTGATCACTTCTGCGTCATAAACTGATCCAATTTCTGGTTCTGTACCTAAAGCAAGCACCCAGTCTATTGCTTTTTGAGCTGCAGCGAGCGTAGGACCAGCAACCTCCACATTACCGTCTTCAAATACCTTAATTTTCGCACCTGTGGTTTCACAAATCTCTTTAATCACCTTACCACCAGCACCTAAAACTTCCTTAATCTTATCTTTCAAGATCTTAATCATCTTAATCGTCGGAGCGTATGGACTAACATCTTCCCTATGTCCAGAGATGGCTTTATTCATTATAGATAAGATGTGGTTAATACCTTTGCGCGCTTGATTTAAGGCTTGCTCCATCAAACCTTCATCTATTCCTTTAATTTTAATATCCATTTGGAGAGCCGTAATACCATCTTTGGTACCTGCAACCTTAAAATCCATATCACCTAAGAAATCTTCATCAGCCATTATGTCAGATAAGATCTTAAATTCTTTTTCTTCTTTCACCAATCCCATAGCAATACCAGCTACAGGATTTTTAAGCGGCACGCCTGCATCCATTAATGATAGACTTACTCCACAAACAGTTGCCATTGAGGTTGATCCATTAGAAGATGTAATCTCAGACACGCTTCTTATAGTGTATGGGAAACTATCTTTTGTTGGTAGAACTGGGTTAATAGCTTTCCAAGCTAAACGACCATGACCAATTTCTCTTCTACCAGCTGCTTTTGGAGAAGATGTTTCATTAACTGAGTATGGGGGAAAAATGTAATGCAATAAAAAATGCTCTTTAGTATCTGAGTCTAAATTTTCAACCCACTGCTCATCTTGAGAAGAGCCAAGAGTTGTCACAGCCAAAGCTTGCGTCTCACCTCTTGTAAATAGCGCAGATCCATGAGTTTTATGTAACAAACCTACCTCGCACTCGATGCGCCTAATTTCCTCACAATGGCGACCATCCAAACGCTTATCTTTAAGTATCAAGCTTCTAACTATTTCAGCCTTAACATTTTCATAAGCAAGATATATAAAATTTGTAGAATGCTTTTCTGATAATGCTTCTGTTACTTCTGCATATACTTTCTTGCTTGCTTCATCTCTATCTTGTTTAGCCGAATTCTTTAACGCTTCCTTGATTTTATCGAAAAAGGCTTCTTTAATATCAGCCTCAACGTGCGACACGGTTGCATAATTCATCGCAATCTTATCTTTAGCTGCCGCTTCTTGCAATGCTTTAATCAGGTTAATCACCGAAATTATAGACTTATGCCCAAATTCTATTCCTTTAAGTATTACCTCATTTGATAATTCAGCACTTTCAGACTCAACCATTGTGATTGAAGAGTCTGTAGCAGCTAATACTAAATCTAGCTTACTGTTTTGTCTTTGCTCAGCACTTGGATTTAAAATAAATTCATCGTCTATTAATCCAACTCTTGCCGCACCCAAAACTTCACCTAAATCAAGACCAGAAGTTGCAAGTGCTGCAAAAGCACTGATTAAAGCC
Above is a genomic segment from Candidatus Phycorickettsia trachydisci containing:
- a CDS encoding polyribonucleotide nucleotidyltransferase, whose protein sequence is MFKEIIKEIDYCGDKLILKTGKIARQANGSVLAQLGKTQVLSVVSINPEPKPDITFLPLSVHYREMAFAGGKIPGGFTKREGKPSDKEILTSRLIDRSIRPLFSDGYFNEIQVISTVLSYDPDHSPDVVALISAFAALATSGLDLGEVLGAARVGLIDDEFILNPSAEQRQNSKLDLVLAATDSSITMVESESAELSNEVILKGIEFGHKSIISVINLIKALQEAAAKDKIAMNYATVSHVEADIKEAFFDKIKEALKNSAKQDRDEASKKVYAEVTEALSEKHSTNFIYLAYENVKAEIVRSLILKDKRLDGRHCEEIRRIECEVGLLHKTHGSALFTRGETQALAVTTLGSSQDEQWVENLDSDTKEHFLLHYIFPPYSVNETSSPKAAGRREIGHGRLAWKAINPVLPTKDSFPYTIRSVSEITSSNGSTSMATVCGVSLSLMDAGVPLKNPVAGIAMGLVKEEKEFKILSDIMADEDFLGDMDFKVAGTKDGITALQMDIKIKGIDEGLMEQALNQARKGINHILSIMNKAISGHREDVSPYAPTIKMIKILKDKIKEVLGAGGKVIKEICETTGAKIKVFEDGNVEVAGPTLAAAQKAIDWVLALGTEPEIGSVYDAEVIKLLEIGAIVKFNGNKESLLHINDLPTSVKEKFNQVFFIGNKVQVKFIGYDSKKRYKINLKHDENIEPAQNNEHVNKNNERNNNERKARPERKKNNEESNQVVSQRKYFN